Proteins from a genomic interval of Leptospira kanakyensis:
- the pgl gene encoding 6-phosphogluconolactonase, translating into MDLHYFSISAIIQKIESYLIKYNQDSRIHILLSGGNTPLPIYKRFVDLNIPWEKVNFWLADERSYPKDHPERNETMVKEALGTGVIELSEFQSFSSDNPEDMAKEYEAKLVSVSIFHLAILGIGEDGHTASLFPGNKLGESDSEANVIPVFNSPKAPSERVSLSIKRINDSKHILFLVSGDSKQKIVDRVLKGDDLPAARVSGRKTTEILYLRENQ; encoded by the coding sequence ATGGATTTACATTATTTCTCTATTTCCGCGATTATTCAGAAAATTGAATCATATTTGATTAAATATAATCAAGATAGTAGAATTCACATTTTGTTATCCGGCGGAAACACGCCACTTCCCATTTACAAAAGATTCGTCGATTTGAATATTCCTTGGGAAAAGGTAAATTTCTGGTTAGCAGATGAGCGCTCTTACCCCAAGGATCATCCAGAGAGAAACGAAACGATGGTCAAAGAAGCTTTGGGAACCGGAGTCATAGAATTGTCAGAATTTCAATCTTTTTCTTCAGACAATCCAGAAGATATGGCTAAAGAATATGAAGCAAAACTAGTAAGTGTATCTATATTCCATTTGGCAATATTGGGTATTGGTGAAGATGGGCATACTGCTAGTTTATTTCCAGGAAATAAGTTAGGGGAATCTGACTCTGAAGCTAATGTTATTCCTGTTTTTAATTCTCCGAAAGCTCCTTCAGAGAGAGTATCTCTTTCAATTAAAAGAATCAATGATTCCAAACATATTTTGTTTCTAGTTTCAGGAGATTCAAAACAAAAAATTGTGGATAGAGTTTTAAAGGGAGATGATCTTCCTGCAGCTAGAGTGAGTGGCCGTAAAACCACAGAAATATTGTATTTAAGGGAAAATCAATGA
- a CDS encoding NAD-dependent epimerase/dehydratase family protein, whose translation MKVLVFGGSGFLGSHVADALADAGHEVTIFDLVKSYWLRSDQTFVSGDLLDEKIVSEIVSGFDIVYNFAALADLNQALDKPVDTIRINVLGNTYILEACRKHKVKRFIYASTVYVYSREGGFYRCSKQASESYIEEYQKCFGLDFTILRYGSLYGPRSDESNGLYRIVKSALETGRITYEGSADSLREYIHVEDAAKASVIAMGDEFKNQSVVLTGQEPMRVIELLKMLAEILGRPDSIEFLEGDQVGHYVRTPYAYQPKLGRKYIPPMHVDLGQGLLQLIDEVRHIANE comes from the coding sequence ATGAAGGTATTAGTATTTGGTGGATCAGGTTTTCTCGGATCTCACGTAGCAGACGCTTTAGCAGATGCAGGACATGAAGTAACCATTTTCGATTTAGTAAAATCGTATTGGTTGCGTTCTGATCAGACATTTGTTTCTGGCGATTTATTAGATGAAAAGATTGTTTCCGAAATCGTTTCTGGCTTTGATATAGTTTATAATTTTGCAGCACTTGCAGATTTAAACCAAGCTTTAGATAAGCCAGTTGATACAATTCGTATCAATGTACTCGGAAATACTTATATTCTGGAAGCTTGTAGGAAACATAAGGTAAAACGATTCATATATGCAAGTACTGTGTATGTATATAGTCGTGAAGGTGGCTTCTACAGGTGCAGTAAACAAGCGTCAGAAAGTTATATCGAGGAATATCAAAAATGTTTTGGCTTGGATTTTACGATTCTTCGATATGGCTCTTTATATGGCCCAAGATCCGATGAATCAAATGGACTCTATCGTATTGTAAAATCTGCTTTAGAAACAGGGCGGATTACTTATGAAGGAAGCGCTGACAGTTTAAGAGAATACATCCATGTTGAAGATGCTGCCAAGGCAAGTGTTATAGCAATGGGAGATGAGTTTAAAAACCAAAGTGTAGTTTTAACAGGGCAAGAACCTATGAGAGTCATCGAACTTCTTAAGATGCTTGCAGAAATCCTCGGAAGGCCCGATTCAATAGAATTTTTAGAAGGCGATCAAGTTGGGCATTATGTGAGAACACCTTATGCTTATCAACCAAAGTTAGGAAGAAAATACATTCCTCCCATGCATGTGGATCTTGGCCAGGGTTTGTTACAATTGATTGATGAAGTTAGACATATTGCAAATGAATAG
- a CDS encoding FkbM family methyltransferase: MKRIILEFIRRVLKIVYSVLLRFRIGREFFDIIMKGSWQEVLSVNHNGINFQFAVPDSLNKYRAVTFSEKEPETLEWIDGIAKGSVLWDIGANVGLYSCYAAKARNCKVFSFEPSVFNLELLSRNIFVNGLSDKIVVLPIPLSDKLSISKLNLTSTDWGGALSTFGKEYGHDGKALKKTFEYQLVGLSIDEVIKFLKIPAPDYIKMDVDGIEQLILAGAKSTLKNVKSVSIEINEDFIEQRRNSEKILASSGLKFKEKRHAEMFNNSIFKNTYNQVWVR, translated from the coding sequence GTGAAGAGAATTATTTTGGAATTTATTCGTAGGGTTTTAAAGATAGTCTATAGTGTATTATTACGCTTTAGAATTGGACGAGAGTTTTTCGATATAATTATGAAAGGCTCTTGGCAAGAAGTTTTGTCTGTAAATCATAACGGCATAAATTTTCAATTTGCCGTTCCTGATTCACTTAATAAGTATCGTGCTGTTACTTTTTCTGAGAAAGAGCCTGAAACTTTGGAATGGATTGATGGGATTGCAAAGGGGTCTGTTCTTTGGGATATTGGCGCAAACGTCGGTTTATATTCATGTTATGCGGCGAAAGCTCGAAATTGTAAAGTTTTTTCATTTGAACCCTCTGTTTTTAATTTAGAATTATTATCGAGGAATATTTTTGTAAATGGATTGTCGGATAAGATCGTTGTACTGCCAATTCCTCTATCAGACAAACTCTCAATAAGTAAATTAAATTTGACAAGCACTGATTGGGGGGGGGCTCTATCTACATTTGGAAAAGAATACGGTCACGATGGAAAAGCTTTAAAGAAAACATTTGAATACCAACTAGTGGGACTATCTATTGATGAGGTAATCAAATTTTTAAAAATTCCAGCACCTGATTATATTAAAATGGATGTAGATGGAATTGAGCAGTTGATACTAGCTGGTGCTAAGTCAACTTTAAAAAATGTAAAAAGTGTTAGTATTGAGATAAATGAAGATTTTATCGAGCAGCGACGGAATAGTGAGAAAATATTAGCTTCTTCTGGATTAAAATTCAAAGAGAAGCGACATGCTGAAATGTTCAATAATAGTATTTTTAAAAATACATATAATCAAGTTTGGGTTAGGTAA
- a CDS encoding HAD family hydrolase, whose protein sequence is MFWDFDGVIKDSVDVKTDAYISLFPNAPREVLEKIKSHHLEYGGISRLEKIPIYLDLVGIQPTNQVITEYLDQFANLVVQKVISSPWVPGVEQTLKQKQNDQKFVIVTGTPQTEIEEILVQLQINSIFDRIFGAPTQKSKAIEWALQNYNSKIEDSILIGDSKTDWLAAQKTGIQFLLRETDNSDFSIHYSGNKIKDFIGFI, encoded by the coding sequence ATCTTTTGGGATTTTGACGGAGTCATTAAAGATTCTGTCGATGTAAAAACAGATGCTTATATTTCTTTATTTCCGAATGCACCTAGGGAAGTTTTAGAGAAAATTAAATCCCATCATTTAGAATACGGTGGGATCTCTCGGTTGGAGAAAATTCCGATTTATTTGGATTTGGTTGGTATACAACCTACAAACCAGGTGATCACCGAGTATCTAGATCAGTTTGCTAACTTAGTCGTTCAAAAAGTAATTTCTTCTCCTTGGGTTCCTGGCGTGGAACAAACCTTAAAACAAAAACAGAATGATCAGAAGTTTGTCATTGTAACGGGTACACCACAAACAGAAATCGAAGAGATTTTGGTCCAATTGCAAATAAATTCTATTTTTGATCGTATTTTTGGGGCACCGACACAAAAATCGAAAGCGATTGAGTGGGCATTACAAAACTACAATAGCAAAATCGAAGATTCGATTTTGATCGGCGATAGCAAAACAGATTGGTTGGCTGCACAAAAAACAGGCATTCAGTTCCTCCTTCGGGAAACAGATAATAGTGATTTTTCAATTCATTACTCGGGAAATAAAATAAAGGATTTTATAGGTTTCATATGA
- a CDS encoding cytidylyltransferase domain-containing protein — protein sequence MIVALLLGRKGSIGFPGKNTFPIMGKPLAWYPMNIAKRTREIDKVYLSTDDPELKNLAMLEGVEVIDRPSHLATKEALGEHAYQHGFSVIQERNPGQTIELVVLLFCNAATVTSDTISNGIKQLRENKDADSAVTVSKYNMWSPLRARKKDFNGFLQPFVPFETFGDPKTLNCDRDSQGDVLFADMGVSIVRPQNLLHLEDGMLPQKWMGQKILPLYQEAGCDVDYEWQIPVVEWWLNKYGEFR from the coding sequence ATGATAGTAGCACTCCTTCTTGGAAGAAAAGGTAGTATTGGTTTTCCTGGCAAAAATACATTTCCCATTATGGGAAAACCATTGGCTTGGTATCCAATGAATATTGCCAAACGAACAAGAGAGATTGACAAAGTTTATCTTTCTACGGACGACCCTGAACTAAAGAATCTGGCTATGCTTGAGGGTGTTGAAGTCATCGATCGTCCTTCTCATCTTGCAACCAAAGAAGCGTTAGGTGAGCATGCTTATCAACATGGATTTTCAGTCATTCAGGAGAGAAATCCAGGGCAGACAATTGAATTAGTTGTATTACTTTTTTGTAATGCAGCGACTGTAACTTCTGATACGATTTCAAATGGTATCAAACAACTAAGAGAAAATAAAGACGCAGATTCGGCAGTGACTGTCTCCAAATACAATATGTGGTCACCGCTTCGTGCACGAAAAAAAGATTTCAATGGTTTTCTTCAACCATTTGTTCCTTTTGAGACCTTTGGAGACCCTAAAACCTTAAATTGTGATCGTGATTCGCAAGGTGATGTTTTATTTGCTGATATGGGAGTATCCATTGTTCGTCCCCAAAATTTACTTCATTTGGAAGATGGAATGCTTCCTCAAAAGTGGATGGGACAGAAAATTTTGCCTCTTTATCAAGAAGCGGGATGTGACGTTGACTATGAATGGCAAATCCCAGTGGTAGAGTGGTGGTTAAACAAATACGGTGAGTTTAGGTAA
- a CDS encoding radical SAM/SPASM domain-containing protein, whose amino-acid sequence MKEIDPKVYKKHHSFQDFKSHKTGIIEYQKGRAVRVLNEWSVGTLVTNHPIHLKENFKETLAQVLADLTSTSEEVLFKITPFIAEEMYTYSDEELLRFFYHRYRYDVFPQLEKLDQYPPYLQIEPSSICNYRCVFCYQTDTNFFKKTTPGMGQMSLDLFKEIVDQATNNIEFLSLASRGEPLLAKEIEGMLVYAKDKFLNLKVNTNASLLTESKVHALLAGGVKTVVFSADAAEEPLYSQLRVNGKLDKVLKNIEMFQNIRQKEYSSVPIITRVSGVKVTEKQDMDSMEKVWGNLVDQVAFVNYNPWENIYEAKPNGQTKACSDLFRRMFIWQDGLTNPCDSDYRSTLQMGKFPEKSISELWRMERYEGLRAAHKSGNRQIVNPCKGCAVV is encoded by the coding sequence ATGAAAGAGATAGATCCAAAAGTATATAAGAAACATCACAGTTTTCAGGATTTTAAAAGTCATAAAACTGGAATCATAGAATACCAAAAGGGCAGAGCTGTTCGTGTTTTAAATGAATGGTCAGTAGGAACTCTTGTAACCAATCATCCCATCCATCTAAAGGAAAATTTTAAAGAAACCTTAGCCCAAGTTTTAGCTGATTTAACATCTACCTCTGAAGAAGTTTTATTTAAGATCACTCCTTTTATAGCTGAGGAGATGTACACATATAGCGATGAAGAACTTCTCCGTTTCTTTTATCATAGATACAGATACGATGTATTCCCTCAATTAGAGAAGTTAGACCAATATCCTCCTTATTTGCAAATTGAACCATCTTCCATTTGCAATTATCGTTGTGTGTTCTGTTACCAAACAGATACTAATTTCTTTAAAAAAACAACTCCAGGTATGGGCCAAATGAGTTTGGATCTTTTTAAAGAGATTGTTGACCAAGCTACAAATAATATTGAATTTCTTTCGCTTGCTTCGAGGGGAGAACCGCTACTCGCAAAAGAGATTGAAGGGATGTTGGTATATGCTAAGGATAAATTTTTAAACCTAAAAGTAAATACTAATGCCTCTTTGTTAACAGAATCAAAAGTTCATGCCCTCCTTGCGGGAGGTGTAAAAACTGTAGTTTTTTCTGCAGACGCGGCTGAGGAGCCATTATATAGTCAGTTGCGAGTCAATGGTAAACTAGATAAGGTTCTGAAAAATATAGAAATGTTTCAGAATATAAGACAGAAAGAATATTCTTCAGTTCCTATCATTACAAGAGTATCAGGTGTAAAGGTAACGGAAAAACAGGATATGGATTCTATGGAAAAAGTTTGGGGTAACCTTGTAGACCAAGTAGCATTTGTTAACTACAATCCTTGGGAAAATATTTATGAGGCAAAACCCAATGGTCAAACGAAAGCATGTTCCGATTTGTTTCGTAGAATGTTCATTTGGCAAGACGGATTAACGAATCCATGTGATAGTGATTACAGGTCTACTTTGCAAATGGGAAAATTCCCTGAAAAATCTATATCGGAATTATGGCGGATGGAAAGATATGAAGGTTTGCGTGCTGCTCATAAATCAGGAAA